AGTTTTCTAATATTCTAATCTTTGGATTTTTAGCATATTCTTTTGTCTCTTCTTCATCAAAATTTGGTAATAATACATAGGAATATTTATCCTCTTCTGATGTATTATTATGTTTAATTCCTAAATTGAAAAAATTTTTAGTTATATTTTTATCTGGATTTGATGCTCGTATACGTCTTAAGTTTTCTGTAACTTGTTCTTCACTAAGAGAAACTTCTGAACCTTCAGGGAAATAATAGCCTACTTGAGTTCCTTCTTTATCTGTTTTAAAGTTTACCCAATTTAAATTATAAACTCCATTACCTGGGTTGTTTAAAATTTTGTTATCAATTGTTTCTCCTACTATATTACTTTTTTCATTGGTACTAAACATTCTATTATCTATAGTTGTCATAATGTTTCGATTAAGTTCATCTTGTATACCAGAACCTAATAAAACTATTTCATCATCAAACATGAAATATGATTTATTTCCATTAGCATTTTTATATGCTACAAAATCATCGGGTAAATTTCCTTTTTCTTTATATCCAATATCCTCCCCTAATTGAATACCTGCTAAACCATATTCCTCTAATTTAACACTACCTGAGTAAGTATTTGTACCTACTGGAAAATACACATAATCATTTTGTGATTCTGATGATGCATGGAAATTTAATGGGTGTTCCTGATTTTCATAATAGAAATTTCCATTATATAATTCTGGTATTGTCT
This window of the Tissierellales bacterium genome carries:
- a CDS encoding polysaccharide lyase family 8 super-sandwich domain-containing protein; the protein is TIPELYNGNFYYENQEHPLNFHASSESQNDYVYFPVGTNTYSGSVKLEEYGLAGIQLGEDIGYKEKGNLPDDFVAYKNANGNKSYFMFDDEIVLLGSGIQDELNRNIMTTIDNRMFSTNEKSNIVGETIDNKILNNPGNGVYNLNWVNFKTDKEGTQVGYYFPEGSEVSLSEEQVTENLRRIRASNPDKNITKNFFNLGIKHNNTSEEDKYSYVLLPNFDEEETKEYAKNPKIRILENSSDAHGVESIELKLKGFNFFTDKKKTVDNITSFNEASILVKEENDIVTIAVSDPTFSLDKMKLEVQIPDPKVIEQSDGVKTSVSRKKALIHIDSKNSHGKTYIIKLAINERKNN